Proteins from a single region of Carassius auratus strain Wakin unplaced genomic scaffold, ASM336829v1 scaf_tig00022091, whole genome shotgun sequence:
- the LOC113077293 gene encoding transcriptional repressor protein YY1-like isoform X3, giving the protein MASGETLYIEADGSEMPAEIVELHEIEVETIETTVIGDEQPMIALQPLLTDDPREVILVQTREEVVGGDESELRGEDDFEERILIPVPAEEHYIGQTLLTVAGKSSAGRLGKRAASGGKRAGKKSYLSAAEACGRKWEQKQVQIKTLEGEFSVTMWSSDDKKDVDHETVVEEQVIEEDSPPDFSEYMTGKKLPPGGIPGIDLSDPKQLAEFARSEVTFTAPLPHRASRMKPRKIKEDDAPRTIACPHKGCSKMFRDNSAMRKHLHTHGPRVHVCAECGKAFVESSKLKRHQLVHTGEKPFQCTFEGCGKRFSLDFNLRTHVRIHTGDRPYVCPFDGCNKKFAQSTNLKSHILTHAKAKNTQ; this is encoded by the exons ATGGCATCCGGCGAGACGCTGTACATCGAGGCGGACGGCTCGGAGATGCCCGCGGAGATCGTGGAGCTGCACGAGATCGAGGTAGAGACCATCGAGACTACGGTGATCGGAGACGAGCAGCCCATGATCGCGCTGCAGCCGCTGCTCACAGACGACCCCCGGGAGGTGATCCTGGTCCAGACCCGCGAGGAGGTGGTCGGCGGAGACGAGTCGGAGCTCCGCGGTGAAGACGACTTCGAGGAGCGGATCCTCATCCCGGTGCCCGCCGAGGAGCACTACATCGGGCAGACGCTGCTGACAGTCGCGGGCAAGAGCTCCGCGGGGCGGCTGGGGAAGAGAGCGGCGTCCGGGGGCAAGAGAGCGGGCAAGAAGAGCTACCTGAGCGCGGCGGAGGCCTGCGGGAGGAAATGGGAGCAGAAGCAGGTCCAGATCAAGACTCTGGAGGGCGAGTTCTCCGTCACGATGTGGTCTTCGG ATGATAAGAAGGACGTGGATCATGAGACGGTGGTGGAGGAGCAGGTCATCGAGGAGGACTCTCCTCCCGATTTCTCCGAGTATATGACGGGAAAGAAGCTCCCGCCCGGAGGGATCCCGGGAATCGACCTGTCGGACCCCAAGCAGCTGGCGGAGTTCGCCAGGTCAGAGGTCACCTTTACTGCCCCATTACCCCATAGAGCCAGTAG AATGAAGCCGAGGAAGATCAAGGAGGACGACGCTCCTCGGACGATAGCCTGTCCGCACAAA GGCTGCAGTAAGATGTTCAGGGATAATTCAGCGATGAGGAAGCACCTGCACACTCACGGTCCGCGGGTTCACGTGTGCGCCGAGTGCGGGAAAGCCTTCGTGGAGAGCTCCAAACTCAAGCGGCATCAGCTGGtgcacaccggagagaaaccctTCCAG TGCACGTTCGAGGGCTGTGGGAAGCGCTTCTCTCTGGACTTTAATCTTCGGACACACGTCCGGATTCACACCGGGGACCGGCCCTACGTTTGCCCGTTCGACGGATGCAATAAAAAGTTTGCTCAGTCCACCAACCTCAAATCACACATCCTGACACACGCCAAAGCCAAAAACACCCAGTGA
- the LOC113077293 gene encoding transcriptional repressor protein YY1-like isoform X4, translated as MASGETLYIEADGSEMPAEIVELHEIEVETIETTVIGDEQPMIALQPLLTDDPREVILVQTREEVVGGDESELRGEDDFEERILIPVPAEEHYIGQTLLTVAGKSSAGRLGKRAASGGKRAGKKSYLSAAEACGRKWEQKQVQIKTLEGEFSVTMWSSDDKKDVDHETVVEEQVIEEDSPPDFSEYMTGKKLPPGGIPGIDLSDPKQLAEFARMKPRKIKEDDAPRTIACPHKGCSKMFRDNSAMRKHLHTHGPRVHVCAECGKAFVESSKLKRHQLVHTGEKPFQCTFEGCGKRFSLDFNLRTHVRIHTGDRPYVCPFDGCNKKFAQSTNLKSHILTHAKAKNTQ; from the exons ATGGCATCCGGCGAGACGCTGTACATCGAGGCGGACGGCTCGGAGATGCCCGCGGAGATCGTGGAGCTGCACGAGATCGAGGTAGAGACCATCGAGACTACGGTGATCGGAGACGAGCAGCCCATGATCGCGCTGCAGCCGCTGCTCACAGACGACCCCCGGGAGGTGATCCTGGTCCAGACCCGCGAGGAGGTGGTCGGCGGAGACGAGTCGGAGCTCCGCGGTGAAGACGACTTCGAGGAGCGGATCCTCATCCCGGTGCCCGCCGAGGAGCACTACATCGGGCAGACGCTGCTGACAGTCGCGGGCAAGAGCTCCGCGGGGCGGCTGGGGAAGAGAGCGGCGTCCGGGGGCAAGAGAGCGGGCAAGAAGAGCTACCTGAGCGCGGCGGAGGCCTGCGGGAGGAAATGGGAGCAGAAGCAGGTCCAGATCAAGACTCTGGAGGGCGAGTTCTCCGTCACGATGTGGTCTTCGG ATGATAAGAAGGACGTGGATCATGAGACGGTGGTGGAGGAGCAGGTCATCGAGGAGGACTCTCCTCCCGATTTCTCCGAGTATATGACGGGAAAGAAGCTCCCGCCCGGAGGGATCCCGGGAATCGACCTGTCGGACCCCAAGCAGCTGGCGGAGTTCGCCAG AATGAAGCCGAGGAAGATCAAGGAGGACGACGCTCCTCGGACGATAGCCTGTCCGCACAAA GGCTGCAGTAAGATGTTCAGGGATAATTCAGCGATGAGGAAGCACCTGCACACTCACGGTCCGCGGGTTCACGTGTGCGCCGAGTGCGGGAAAGCCTTCGTGGAGAGCTCCAAACTCAAGCGGCATCAGCTGGtgcacaccggagagaaaccctTCCAG TGCACGTTCGAGGGCTGTGGGAAGCGCTTCTCTCTGGACTTTAATCTTCGGACACACGTCCGGATTCACACCGGGGACCGGCCCTACGTTTGCCCGTTCGACGGATGCAATAAAAAGTTTGCTCAGTCCACCAACCTCAAATCACACATCCTGACACACGCCAAAGCCAAAAACACCCAGTGA
- the LOC113077292 gene encoding leucine-rich repeat and fibronectin type-III domain-containing protein 5 has translation METLLVYLMVVVMALKAQKIQVCPKRCICQVLSPNLATLCDKKGLLFVPPNIDRRTVELRLGDNFITSIKRKDFGNMTKLVDLTLSRNTIGSVTPHAFNDLENLRALHLDSNRLTHITNDTFSGMSKLHHLILNNNQLTHIHIGAFNDLLALEELDLSYNNLESVPWIAIQLMSNLHTLNLDHNMINYIPEGTFSGLQKLKRLDVTSNKLHKLPPDPVFQRAGVLATSGVLGPTSFALSFGGNPLHCNCELLWLRRLRREDDLETCAAPQHLAGRYFWTVSEEEFLCEPPLITRHSQETHALEGQQVSLRCKARGDPDPVMHWIAPDGKLVFNSSRTVLHSDGTLDILISTVKDSGSFTCVASNPSGEAQQTVDLLITKLPHFTNDTSMVQEPDPGSSDIATSAKTGGDGGSSMGNKGGAEKRVLISEITASTALVKFNIQRNIPGIRMFQVQYNGTYDDSLVYRMIPPTSKSITVNNLAAGMTYDLCVLAIYDDAMTALTATRVVGCVHFSTEPQYLSCHFMQSQFLGGTIVVIIGGVIVASVLAFIIFLIVRYRVCQQEGVEKGLELGDVRSPSEHQVCGIIKSMSKQVLGPDACRKLSPQNESVASVASKPVLPDCTVTTSAASHSWHPASPRPIRPARADTQVNIELNTNRNNSAKVRPAVRAYSTIVTPSSRRAQLQSLHNYQTIPAACVRVSRRHSLNVNSCKHPANVSYAQPLHSKRSLSMSGGDIPRMDSGEIPNGRSSMSQSQCALESTL, from the exons ATGGAGACGCTACTGGTTTATTTGATGGTTGTTGTAATGGCGTTAAAGGCCCAGAAGATCCAAGTGTGTCCCAAGCGCTGCATCTGCCAGGTTTTGTCCCCCAATCTGGCAACCTTGTGTGATAAAAAGGGTCTGCTGTTCGTCCCTCCGAACATCGACAGACGCACCGTCGAGCTCCGACTCGGGGACAACTTCATCACGAGCATCAAGCGGAAGGATTTCGGGAACATGACCAAACTGGTGGACCTGACGCTCTCTAGGAACACGATAGGATCGGTCACGCCGCACGCGTTCAACGATCTGGAGAACCTCCGCGCCCTTCATCTGGACAGCAACCGCTTGACCCACATAACCAACGATACGTTTAGCGGCATGTCCAAGCTGCACCATCTCATTCTGAACAACAACCAGCTCACACACATCCACATAGGAGCGTTCAACGACCTTCTGGCGCTGGAAGAGCTGGATCTATCCTACAACAACCTGGAGAGCGTGCCGTGGATCGCCATCCAGCTCATGAGCAACCTGCACACCTTAAACCTGGACCACAACATGATCAACTACATCCCCGAAGGAACCTTCTCCGGGCTTCAGAAGCTCAAGCGTCTGGATGTGACGTCTAATAAGCTCCACAAGCTCCCGCCGGATCCGGTTTTCCAGCGCGCCGGAGTTTTAGCCACGTCTGGTGTCTTGGGTCCGACGTCGTTCGCGTTGAGTTTCGGAGGAAACCCGCTGCACTGTAACTGTGAGCTGCTGTGGCTTCGACGTCTGCGGCGCGAGGATGATCTGGAGACCTGTGCGGCTCCGCAGCATCTCGCCGGACGCTATTTCTGGACCGTATCCGAGGAGGAGTTCCTGTGCGAGCCGCCGCTCATCACCAGACACTCGCAGGAGACGCACGCTCTCGAGGGCCAGCAGGTGTCCCTGCGCTGTAAAGCCCGAGGAGACCCGGATCCCGTCATGCACTGGATCGCTCCGGACGGgaagctggtgttcaactccaGTCGCACCGTCCTCCATTCGGACGGGACCCTGGACATCCTGATCAGCACGGTCAAGGACTCCGGATCTTTCACCTGCGTCGCGTCCAACCCGTCCGGAGAGGCGCAGCAGACGGTGGATCTGCTCATCACCAAACTTCCACATTTCACCAACGACACCAGTATGGTCCAGGAGCCGGATCCGGGGTCATCTGACATCGCCACTTCTGCCAAGACGGGTGGAGACGGAGGCTCCTCGATGGGCAACAAGGGTGGAGCGGAGAAGAGGGTCCTGATCTcggagatcactgcatccacggcTCTGGTGAAGTTCAACATTCAGAGGAATATTCCAGGGATCCGGATGTTCCAGGTGCAATACAACGGCACTTACGACGACTCGTTAGTGTACAG AATGATTCCTCCGACCAGTAAAAGCATCACGGTCAACAACCTGGCAGCAGGAATGACGTACGATCTTTGTGTTCTGGCCATTTACGACGACGCTATGACGGCGCTGACGGCTACTCGTGTGGTGGGCTGCGTTCACTTCTCCACCGAGCCGCAGTATCTGAGCTGTCACTTCATGCAGTCACAGTTCCTGGGCGGCACCATCGTGGTCATCATCGGCGGCGTGATCGTGGCGTCCGTCCTGGccttcatcatcttcctcatcgTGCGATACCGGGTGTGCCAGCAGGAGGGCGTGGAGAAGGGCCTGGAGCTGGGCGACGTGCGCTCGCCGTCCGAGCATCAG GTCTGCGGAATTATCAAGTCCATGTCCAAGCAGGTTCTGGGTCCAGACGCGTGTCGGAAGCTGTCTCCGCAGAACGAATCCGTCGCATCCGTCGCATCCAAACCGGTTCTCCCGGACTGCACCGTCACCACATCCGCAGCTAGCCACAGTTGGCATCCGGCGTCTCCCCGTCCGATCCGTCCGGCACGCGCGGACACACAAGTCAACATTGAACTGAACACCAACAGGAACAACTCGGCCAAGGTGCGTCCCGCTGTACGTGCTTATTCCACAATAGTGACTCCATCGTCTCGCAGAGCGCAGCTCCAGAGCCTCCACAACTATCAGACGATCCCCGCGGCCTGCGTACGGGTCAGTCGTCGTCACTCGCTCAACGTGAACTCATGCAAACATCCGGCGAACGTGAGCTACGCACAACCGCTTCACTCCAAACGCAGCTTATCCATGAGCGGAGGAGATATTCCCCGGATGGACTCGGGCGAGATTCCCAATGGGAGATCCTCGATGTCCCAGTCCCAGTGTGCACTGGAGAGCACGTTATAA
- the LOC113077294 gene encoding ena/VASP-like protein, translating into MEINVPSHRFYFPQIYCEPGAPLADIKVSEQSICQARASVMVYDDTSKKWVPIKPGQQGFSRINIYHNTSSSSFRVVGVKLQDQQVVINYSIVKGLKYNQATPTFHQWRDARQVYGLNFASKEEASTFSNAMLFALNVLSSQEPGPAVQRQVQNGLSSEEVEVQRRQMEIQQQQMQAQSERERRSSNPGSPFQGHPAVLSVAPPIVAPPPLPMGGPCPPPPPGPPPPSAGAPPPPPPPLPVGGYGGHAQDDSHAPSGLAAMIAGAKLRRVQRPEESSASGARPEVNRSSGGGLMEEMNALLARRRRAADEKRDGESPSEDPASRGQSCAASSSSETQQSRKSELRVRAAGSISDSDALDFDRMKQEILEEVVRELHKVKDEIIDAVRHELSRISST; encoded by the exons CGAGCAGAGCATCTGTCAGGCCCGCGCCTCCGTCATGGTCTACGACGACACCAGCAAGAAATGGGTGCCGATCAAACCGGGTCAGCAGGGCTTCAGCCGAATCAACATCTACCacaacaccagcagcagcagcttccGCGTGGTGGGAGTCAAACTGCAGGACCAGCAG gtgGTCATCAACTACTCCATCGTGAAGGGTCTGAAGTATAACCAGGCCACGCCCACCTTCCACCAGTGGCGTGACGCGCGGCAGGTGTACGGACTCAACTTCGCCAGTAAAGAGGAGGCCAGCACCTTCTCCAACGCCATGCTGTTCGCCCTCAACGTGCTCAGCAGCCAGGAGCCAG GTCCAGCTGTTCAACGTCAAGTCCAGAACGGGCTGAGTTCAGAAGAAGTGGAGGTCCAGAGACG GCAAATGGAAATACAGCAGCAGCAGATGCAGGCGCAGAGCGAGCGGGAGAGACGATCGTCCAACCCAG GATCCCCGTTTCAGGGTCACCCCGCGGTGCTGTCTGTAGCTCCTCCCATTGTGGCCCCGCCTCCTCTGCCGATGGGTGGTCCCTGCCCCCCTCCCCCGCCTGGCCCGCCGCCCCCTTCTGCTGGAGCTCCGCCCCCTCCCCCGCCTCCTCTGCCTGTAGGTGGGTACGGGGGTCACGCCCAGGATGATAGCCACGCCCCCTCGGGTCTCGCCGCCATGATCGCCGGAGCCAAACTGCGCCGCGTGCAACGG ccGGAGGAAAGCTCTGCGTCCGGAGCCAGGCCGGAAGTGAACCGGAGCAGCGGAGGAGGTCTGATGGAGGAGATGAACGCGCTGCTCGCTCGCAG ACGGAGAGCAGCAGATGAGAAGAGGGACGGAGAGAGCCCGAGC GAGGATCCGGCGTCTCGGGGACAGAGCTGCGCAGCTTCCTCTTCATCTGAGACACAGCAGAGCAGGAAGAGTGAgctcag ggttcGAGCCGCCGGCAGCATCAGTGACTCAGACGCATTAGACTTCGACAGAATGAAACAG GAAATCCTGGAGGAAGTGGTTCGTGAGCTGCACAAGGTGAAGGATGAGATCATTGATG CCGTCAGACACGAGCTCAGTAGAATCAGCAGCACATAG
- the LOC113077293 gene encoding transcriptional repressor protein YY1-like isoform X2 has protein sequence MASGETLYIEADGSEMPAEIVELHEIEVETIETTVIGDEQPMIALQPLLTDDPREVILVQTREEVVGGDESELRGEDDFEERILIPVPAEEHYIGQTLLTVAGKSSAGRLGKRAASGGKRAGKKSYLSAAEACGRKWEQKQVQIKTLEGEFSVTMWSSDDKKDVDHETVVEEQVIEEDSPPDFSEYMTGKKLPPGGIPGIDLSDPKQLAEFASPFSPSGAGFVRSPVRMKPRKIKEDDAPRTIACPHKGCSKMFRDNSAMRKHLHTHGPRVHVCAECGKAFVESSKLKRHQLVHTGEKPFQCTFEGCGKRFSLDFNLRTHVRIHTGDRPYVCPFDGCNKKFAQSTNLKSHILTHAKAKNTQ, from the exons ATGGCATCCGGCGAGACGCTGTACATCGAGGCGGACGGCTCGGAGATGCCCGCGGAGATCGTGGAGCTGCACGAGATCGAGGTAGAGACCATCGAGACTACGGTGATCGGAGACGAGCAGCCCATGATCGCGCTGCAGCCGCTGCTCACAGACGACCCCCGGGAGGTGATCCTGGTCCAGACCCGCGAGGAGGTGGTCGGCGGAGACGAGTCGGAGCTCCGCGGTGAAGACGACTTCGAGGAGCGGATCCTCATCCCGGTGCCCGCCGAGGAGCACTACATCGGGCAGACGCTGCTGACAGTCGCGGGCAAGAGCTCCGCGGGGCGGCTGGGGAAGAGAGCGGCGTCCGGGGGCAAGAGAGCGGGCAAGAAGAGCTACCTGAGCGCGGCGGAGGCCTGCGGGAGGAAATGGGAGCAGAAGCAGGTCCAGATCAAGACTCTGGAGGGCGAGTTCTCCGTCACGATGTGGTCTTCGG ATGATAAGAAGGACGTGGATCATGAGACGGTGGTGGAGGAGCAGGTCATCGAGGAGGACTCTCCTCCCGATTTCTCCGAGTATATGACGGGAAAGAAGCTCCCGCCCGGAGGGATCCCGGGAATCGACCTGTCGGACCCCAAGCAGCTGGCGGAGTTCGCCAG CCCCTTCAGTCCCAGCGGAGCAGGTTTTGTTCGCAGTCCCGTCCG AATGAAGCCGAGGAAGATCAAGGAGGACGACGCTCCTCGGACGATAGCCTGTCCGCACAAA GGCTGCAGTAAGATGTTCAGGGATAATTCAGCGATGAGGAAGCACCTGCACACTCACGGTCCGCGGGTTCACGTGTGCGCCGAGTGCGGGAAAGCCTTCGTGGAGAGCTCCAAACTCAAGCGGCATCAGCTGGtgcacaccggagagaaaccctTCCAG TGCACGTTCGAGGGCTGTGGGAAGCGCTTCTCTCTGGACTTTAATCTTCGGACACACGTCCGGATTCACACCGGGGACCGGCCCTACGTTTGCCCGTTCGACGGATGCAATAAAAAGTTTGCTCAGTCCACCAACCTCAAATCACACATCCTGACACACGCCAAAGCCAAAAACACCCAGTGA
- the LOC113077293 gene encoding transcriptional repressor protein YY1-like isoform X1, with the protein MASGETLYIEADGSEMPAEIVELHEIEVETIETTVIGDEQPMIALQPLLTDDPREVILVQTREEVVGGDESELRGEDDFEERILIPVPAEEHYIGQTLLTVAGKSSAGRLGKRAASGGKRAGKKSYLSAAEACGRKWEQKQVQIKTLEGEFSVTMWSSDDKKDVDHETVVEEQVIEEDSPPDFSEYMTGKKLPPGGIPGIDLSDPKQLAEFARSEVTFTAPLPHRASSPFSPSGAGFVRSPVRMKPRKIKEDDAPRTIACPHKGCSKMFRDNSAMRKHLHTHGPRVHVCAECGKAFVESSKLKRHQLVHTGEKPFQCTFEGCGKRFSLDFNLRTHVRIHTGDRPYVCPFDGCNKKFAQSTNLKSHILTHAKAKNTQ; encoded by the exons ATGGCATCCGGCGAGACGCTGTACATCGAGGCGGACGGCTCGGAGATGCCCGCGGAGATCGTGGAGCTGCACGAGATCGAGGTAGAGACCATCGAGACTACGGTGATCGGAGACGAGCAGCCCATGATCGCGCTGCAGCCGCTGCTCACAGACGACCCCCGGGAGGTGATCCTGGTCCAGACCCGCGAGGAGGTGGTCGGCGGAGACGAGTCGGAGCTCCGCGGTGAAGACGACTTCGAGGAGCGGATCCTCATCCCGGTGCCCGCCGAGGAGCACTACATCGGGCAGACGCTGCTGACAGTCGCGGGCAAGAGCTCCGCGGGGCGGCTGGGGAAGAGAGCGGCGTCCGGGGGCAAGAGAGCGGGCAAGAAGAGCTACCTGAGCGCGGCGGAGGCCTGCGGGAGGAAATGGGAGCAGAAGCAGGTCCAGATCAAGACTCTGGAGGGCGAGTTCTCCGTCACGATGTGGTCTTCGG ATGATAAGAAGGACGTGGATCATGAGACGGTGGTGGAGGAGCAGGTCATCGAGGAGGACTCTCCTCCCGATTTCTCCGAGTATATGACGGGAAAGAAGCTCCCGCCCGGAGGGATCCCGGGAATCGACCTGTCGGACCCCAAGCAGCTGGCGGAGTTCGCCAGGTCAGAGGTCACCTTTACTGCCCCATTACCCCATAGAGCCAGTAG CCCCTTCAGTCCCAGCGGAGCAGGTTTTGTTCGCAGTCCCGTCCG AATGAAGCCGAGGAAGATCAAGGAGGACGACGCTCCTCGGACGATAGCCTGTCCGCACAAA GGCTGCAGTAAGATGTTCAGGGATAATTCAGCGATGAGGAAGCACCTGCACACTCACGGTCCGCGGGTTCACGTGTGCGCCGAGTGCGGGAAAGCCTTCGTGGAGAGCTCCAAACTCAAGCGGCATCAGCTGGtgcacaccggagagaaaccctTCCAG TGCACGTTCGAGGGCTGTGGGAAGCGCTTCTCTCTGGACTTTAATCTTCGGACACACGTCCGGATTCACACCGGGGACCGGCCCTACGTTTGCCCGTTCGACGGATGCAATAAAAAGTTTGCTCAGTCCACCAACCTCAAATCACACATCCTGACACACGCCAAAGCCAAAAACACCCAGTGA